The nucleotide window CGCCGAGGCGCTCGCCCGCGCCGGGCTCGACGGGGTCCAGGTGGACGTCGGCCACGCCGACTTCCTCCCCGGCCTGCTCGAGGGCGCCGGCCTCGACGCCGCCGACCGCGACCGGGTGCTGGCGGCGCTCAGCGGCCGCGACCTCGTCGCCGTCGAGGAGGCGCTCGAGGGCACCCCCATCGGCGAGACCGAGCGGGCGCTGCTGCTGCGCTTCCCGGCGCTGCGCGGCGGCCGCGAGATCCTCGACGCCGCCGCCCAGGGGCTGCGCCCCGAGCGGCCGCTGCGCGCGCTCGCCGAGCTCGCCCAGCTCTGGGACCTGCTCATGGCCCACGGGCTCGACGGGCACCTCCACCTCGACCTCGGCGCGGTGCGCGACTGGGACTACTACACCGGCCCCACCTTCGAGCTGTTCAGCGGCGAGCTCGGCTTCCCGCTCGGCACCGGCGGCCGCTACGACGGGCTGCTCGGACGCTTCGGGCTGCCCCTGCCCGCCACCGGCTTCGTCCTCCACGTCGACCGCTGCTGCGACGCCCTCGCCCGCCGCGGCGGCGAGGCCGCGGTGCCGCTGCCGCCGGCGCTGCGGGTGGCCTACGCCGCCGGCGGCGAGGCGATGGCGATCCGTGCGGCGACGGCGCTGCGCGGCCCCGGCGCCGCGGTCGCCTGCGACCTCGAGCCCAGCGACGTGCCCCCGGCGGGCGCCGACCTCTTCGTCGACTCCGAGGGCGGAGCCCGGTGGTGGGACGGCGAGCGCTGGGCCCACGCCAGCACCGCGGAGGCGGTCGCCGCCCTCGCCGTCAACGGGAACGGCGGATGACCGGGCTCTGCATCGCGGTGCCCAAGGGGGCGCTGTTGACGGGGGCCTGCACGCTGCTCGCCGCGGCGGGCATCGAGGGGCTCGAGGCGTCGCGGTTCGACGACGCCCTGCTCGTCGAGGCCGGCGGCCACCGGCTGATCAACGTCCGGCCCACCGACGCGCCGGTCTACGTGCAGATGGGCGCAGCCGACTGCGGGATCGTCGGCAAGGACATGCTCTGGGAGACCCACCACGACTCCTACGAGCTCGTCGACCTGCGCTTCGGCGGCTGCCGGCTGGTGCTCGCCGCCCCTGAGGACTCGCCGCTGGCCGCCGGGATCTGGCCGCCCTCGCTGCGTGTGGCCACCAAGTACCCGCGGTCGGCGCGGGCCTTCTTCGACCGCATCAACGTGACCGCCGAGCTGATCAAGCTCCACGGCTCCGTCGAGCTCGCCCCCGCCACCGGCCTCGCCGACGCCATTCTCGACATCGTCGACACCGGCCGCACCCTGCGCGCCAACCGGCTGGTCGAGGTCGTCGAGGCGGGACGGTCGACAGCCCGCTTCATCGTCAACCAGGCCTCGCTGAAGACCCGCTCCGAGGCGGTGACCACGCTCGCCGCGGGGCTGCGCCGCGCCGTCGAGGAGGGCGCTCGCGACGCCGCCCGCGAGGGCGTGGCATGACCATCCTGACCCGCCACGACGCCGCCAGCTTCCGCGGTCTGGTGGCGGGGGCGCGCCGCTTCGTCGAGCCGGCGCTCGACGGCGAGCAGTCGGAGCGGCTCGAGGCGCTCTTCGGCCGTCCCCTCAGCGCCGACGAGGCGGTGCGCGAGATCGTCGACGACGTCCGCCGCCGCGGCGACGCCGCGCTGCGCGAGTGGACCCTGCGCATCGACGGCGTCGACGTCCCCGAGCTCCACGCCGACCCCGACTCGATGGCGGCGGCGTGGGCGGACACCGCCGCGGAGCTGCAGTCCGCGCTCACCACCGCCGCCGGCCGCATCCGCGACTTCCACGCGCTCCAGCGCGACACCGCGGTGCGCGGCACCGCCGACCTGGGGCTGCGGCCGGTGCCGCTGCGCCGGGCCGGCTGCTACGTCCCCGGGGGGCGCGCCGCCTACCCGAGCACGGTGCTGATGAACGTGATCCCCGCCCAGGCGGCCGGGGTCGACTCGGTGGTGGTCGCCACCCCGCCGGGCCCCGGCGGGCGCGCCCATCCCGCGGTGCTCGCCGCCGCCCACCTGCTCGGCGTCACCGAGGTCACGGTGATGGGCGGCGCCCAGGCGATCGCCGCGCTCGCCTACGGCACCGAGTCGCTGCGCCCCGTCGACACCATCGTCGGCCCCGGGAACCTCTTCGTCACCCTGGCCAAGCGCGCCGTCTTCGGCAGCGTCGGCATCGACGGGCTGGCGGGGCCGAGCGAGGTGATCGTGGTGGCCACCGAGGGCGCCGACCCGCGGCTGGTCGCCGCCGACCTGGTCTCGCAGCTGGAGCACGACCCGCTCGCCTGGGCGGTGTGCGTCACCGACTCCGCCGAGCTGGCCGGGCGGGTGGAGGAGGCCTTCGTCCCCGCCGCCGAGAGCGCGGTGCGCCACGGCATCATCGCCGCCGCCGCCGGACGTCACGGCATGACCGTGGTCTGCGACGACCTCGAGGAGGCGCTGGCGCTGGTCGACGACTTCGCCCCCGAGCACCTCGAGCTCCAGGGCGCGGGCGCGGAGGCGCTGGCCGGCCGGGTGCGCACCGCCGGCGCGATCTTCGTCGGCGACGACACCCCCGTGGCCATGGGCGACTACATCGCGGGCCCCAACCACACCCTGCCCACCGGGGGCGCCGCCCGCTTCAAGGGGCCGCTCTCGGTGATGGACTTCGTGCGCTGGTCGAGCGTCACCCGGCTGGCCCGCGCCGACATGGAGCGGCTCGGTCCGGTCGCCTGCACCATCGCCGAGGCGGAGGGGCTGCACGGGCACACCGAGTCGATCCGGCTGCGGCTGGAGCGGAACGGGAACAGCTCCGCATGAGCGCCGCGCCGCGGGTCGCCACCGACCAGCGGGTCACCAGGGAGACCCGGATCTCCGCGGAGGTGCGGGTCGACGGCACCGGCATCGCCGACGTCGAGCTGCCGCTGCCCTTCTTCCGCCACATGGTCGAGGCATACGTGAAGTACAGCGGCATGGACGTGCGGCTCCACGGTGAGGGCGACGTCGAGGTCGACAGCCACCACCTCGTCGAGGACTGCGGGCTGGTGCTCGGCGCCACCGTGAGCCGGGCGCTCGGCGACCGCGCCGGCATCCGCCGTTTCGGCAGCGCCCACGCCCCCCTCGACGAGGCGCTGGTGCGCTGCGTGCTCGACTTCAGCAACCGACCCCACGTGGTCTGGGAGATGGCCCCGCTGTCCGGCCGCATCAACGACTTCGACGTCAGCGTGCTCGGCGAGTTCGTGCGCGGCTACGCGCAGACGGCGGGCATCTCGATGCACGTCGACTACCTCCGCGGCGAGAACCTCCACCACATCGCCGAGGCGGCGTTCAAGGCGATGGGGCTGGCCACCCGCGAGGCGCTCGAGCGCATCGGCAGCGCCATCCCCAGCACCAAGGGGGTGCTGTGACCGCCGGCGGGCCGGCCACCCGGATCGCGGTCATCGACTACGGGGTCAGCAACCTCCGGAGCGTCGAGCGCGCGCTGGTCGCGGTGGGCGCCGAGCCGGTGCTCACCCGCGACCCCCGCACCGTCGACGGCTGTGCCGGGGTGGTGCTCCCCGGGGTGGGCGCCTTCGGGGCCGCCGTCGACGCCCTCGACGCCCTCGACCTCCGCACCTCGGTGACGGCGGCGGTGGAGCGGGGGCTGCCCCTGCTCGGCGTCTGCCTCGGCTTCCAGCTGCTCTTCGAGTGGAGCGACGAGAGCGGCGGACGGGCCGGCCTCGGCCTGCTCGGCGGCCGCATCACCCGCATCGACGCCTGCCGGGGCAAGGTCCCGCACATGGGCTGGAACCGGCTCCGCCTGCGCCGGCCGTCGCCGCTGCTCGACGGCGTCGCGGAGGGCACCTGGGCCTACTTCGTCCACTCCTACGCGGCCCCCGCCGACGGCGACGACGTGGTCGCCGGCTGCGAGTACGGCGGCGCCGACCTGGCCGCCGCATGCGCCCGCGCCGGGGTGTACGGTACGCAGTTCCATCCCGAGAAGAGCGGGCCCCACGGCCTGCGCCTCTACGAGAACTTCGTCCGCATCTGTGAGGGCGAACGGGCAGGGACGGAGGCCGAACCCGTGCACGGGCAGGAGCAGGCGGCGTCGTGATCGTCATCCCCGCGGCCGACGTCCGCGGGGGCAGGTGCGTGCGCCTCCTCCGCGGCGACTACACCCACGAGACCGTCTACGCCGAGGAACCCTCGCAGGTGGCCCTGGAGTTCGTCCGCCAGGGCGCCGAGCGGGTGCACCTCGTCGACCTCGACGCCGCCCGCGGGGTTCCCGACGTGCTCTCCCGGGACGCGGTCCGGGCCGCGGTCCGGGCGCTCCGCGACACCGACGCCACCGTGGAGCTGGGCGGCGGGGTGCGCAGCCCGGCGGCGGCGAGCGCCTGGCTGGAGCTGGGCGCCGACCTGATCGTGCTCGGCAGCCTGGCGGTGCGCCGGCCGGAGATGGCGGCGCAGATCTGCCGGGCCCACCCCGGGCGGGTGCTGCTCGGCCTCGACGTCCGCGACGGCGTCGCCCAGGCGCAGGGCTGGACCGAGGCCGCCGGCGACGCCCTCTCCCACCTGCGCCTCTGGGCCGGCTGGAGCGCCGCCGGGGTGGTGCTCACCAACGTGGCCCGCGACGGCGCCCTCACCGGGCCCGACCTGGAGGGGCTGGAGGCCTGCATCGCCGCCTACGAGGGCCCGGTCATCGCCTCCGGAGGGGTGGCGTCGCTCGAGGACCTCATCGCCATCGCCGACACCGGCGCCGCCGGCGCGATCGTCGGCCGCGCCCTCTACGAGGGGAGGGTCGACCTCAGCGCCGCGCTGCGGCTCTTCCCCGCCCGCCCGGCGGCGCAGCGGCAGCAGGGATGAGCCTGGCCCGCCGCGTCATCCCCTGCCTCGACGTCGACGCGGGCAGGGTGGTCAAGGGCACCCAGTTCGTCGACCTCCGCGACGCCGGCGACCCGGCGGAGCTGGCCGCGCGCTACGACGCCGAGGGCGCCGACGAGCTCGTCTTCCTCGACATCACCGCCTCCCACGAGGTCCGCGCCATCCTCCTCGACGCGGTGCGGCGCACCGCCGACGCGCTCTTCATCCCGCTCACCGTGGGCGGTGGCCTGCGCACCCTCGACGACATCGAGGCGATGCTCCGCGCCGGCGCCGACAAGGTGTCGCTGAACAGCGCGGCGCTCGCCGATCCGGCGCTGGTCACCGCGGCGGCGGAGCGCTTCGGCGAGCAGTGCATCGTGGTGGCGATCGACGCCCGGA belongs to Candidatus Dormiibacterota bacterium and includes:
- the hisZ gene encoding ATP phosphoribosyltransferase regulatory subunit, whose protein sequence is MQDAPTIEGAGAPRGRAGGFTDWLPGAARRRRAVGDAMIRTFEGWGYGMVATPLIEPLDTVSSGVGAAKQTQLFRFMDADGALLALVGERTVSVARVVATQLREGPYPLRLCYAGPVLRNQPPLGGRRRENLQAGCELIGAGCIAADAECVALAAEALARAGLDGVQVDVGHADFLPGLLEGAGLDAADRDRVLAALSGRDLVAVEEALEGTPIGETERALLLRFPALRGGREILDAAAQGLRPERPLRALAELAQLWDLLMAHGLDGHLHLDLGAVRDWDYYTGPTFELFSGELGFPLGTGGRYDGLLGRFGLPLPATGFVLHVDRCCDALARRGGEAAVPLPPALRVAYAAGGEAMAIRAATALRGPGAAVACDLEPSDVPPAGADLFVDSEGGARWWDGERWAHASTAEAVAALAVNGNGG
- the hisG gene encoding ATP phosphoribosyltransferase — encoded protein: MTGLCIAVPKGALLTGACTLLAAAGIEGLEASRFDDALLVEAGGHRLINVRPTDAPVYVQMGAADCGIVGKDMLWETHHDSYELVDLRFGGCRLVLAAPEDSPLAAGIWPPSLRVATKYPRSARAFFDRINVTAELIKLHGSVELAPATGLADAILDIVDTGRTLRANRLVEVVEAGRSTARFIVNQASLKTRSEAVTTLAAGLRRAVEEGARDAAREGVA
- the hisD gene encoding histidinol dehydrogenase; this encodes MTILTRHDAASFRGLVAGARRFVEPALDGEQSERLEALFGRPLSADEAVREIVDDVRRRGDAALREWTLRIDGVDVPELHADPDSMAAAWADTAAELQSALTTAAGRIRDFHALQRDTAVRGTADLGLRPVPLRRAGCYVPGGRAAYPSTVLMNVIPAQAAGVDSVVVATPPGPGGRAHPAVLAAAHLLGVTEVTVMGGAQAIAALAYGTESLRPVDTIVGPGNLFVTLAKRAVFGSVGIDGLAGPSEVIVVATEGADPRLVAADLVSQLEHDPLAWAVCVTDSAELAGRVEEAFVPAAESAVRHGIIAAAAGRHGMTVVCDDLEEALALVDDFAPEHLELQGAGAEALAGRVRTAGAIFVGDDTPVAMGDYIAGPNHTLPTGGAARFKGPLSVMDFVRWSSVTRLARADMERLGPVACTIAEAEGLHGHTESIRLRLERNGNSSA
- the hisB gene encoding imidazoleglycerol-phosphate dehydratase HisB, translating into MSAAPRVATDQRVTRETRISAEVRVDGTGIADVELPLPFFRHMVEAYVKYSGMDVRLHGEGDVEVDSHHLVEDCGLVLGATVSRALGDRAGIRRFGSAHAPLDEALVRCVLDFSNRPHVVWEMAPLSGRINDFDVSVLGEFVRGYAQTAGISMHVDYLRGENLHHIAEAAFKAMGLATREALERIGSAIPSTKGVL
- the hisH gene encoding imidazole glycerol phosphate synthase subunit HisH; this translates as MTAGGPATRIAVIDYGVSNLRSVERALVAVGAEPVLTRDPRTVDGCAGVVLPGVGAFGAAVDALDALDLRTSVTAAVERGLPLLGVCLGFQLLFEWSDESGGRAGLGLLGGRITRIDACRGKVPHMGWNRLRLRRPSPLLDGVAEGTWAYFVHSYAAPADGDDVVAGCEYGGADLAAACARAGVYGTQFHPEKSGPHGLRLYENFVRICEGERAGTEAEPVHGQEQAAS
- a CDS encoding 1-(5-phosphoribosyl)-5-[(5-phosphoribosylamino)methylideneamino] imidazole-4-carboxamide isomerase is translated as MIVIPAADVRGGRCVRLLRGDYTHETVYAEEPSQVALEFVRQGAERVHLVDLDAARGVPDVLSRDAVRAAVRALRDTDATVELGGGVRSPAAASAWLELGADLIVLGSLAVRRPEMAAQICRAHPGRVLLGLDVRDGVAQAQGWTEAAGDALSHLRLWAGWSAAGVVLTNVARDGALTGPDLEGLEACIAAYEGPVIASGGVASLEDLIAIADTGAAGAIVGRALYEGRVDLSAALRLFPARPAAQRQQG
- the hisF gene encoding imidazole glycerol phosphate synthase subunit HisF — its product is MSLARRVIPCLDVDAGRVVKGTQFVDLRDAGDPAELAARYDAEGADELVFLDITASHEVRAILLDAVRRTADALFIPLTVGGGLRTLDDIEAMLRAGADKVSLNSAALADPALVTAAAERFGEQCIVVAIDARSEGGGRWGVYTHGGRRPTGRDAVAWAREATQRGAGEVLLTSMDRDGTGDGYDIPLTAAVARAVPVPVIASGGAGNPEHLREVLIEGLADAALAASIFHFAAHPLPATKAYLRDHDVPVRL